From Homalodisca vitripennis isolate AUS2020 chromosome 1, UT_GWSS_2.1, whole genome shotgun sequence, the proteins below share one genomic window:
- the LOC124352908 gene encoding uncharacterized protein LOC124352908 translates to MKTALLVALVCACVAAVLGVINPQVMPFPDAEVKKDEGGWAVRTDTTRNGGTVVRVDSNKKWDVTDDGRVQAEVHSHWERTYGGPNDGQRNRGVGGSIGGSWGK, encoded by the coding sequence ATGAAAACCGCTTTACTCGTTGCGCTGGTTTGTGCGTGTGTAGCGGCTGTACTGGGCGTTATCAATCCGCAAGTCATGCCTTTCCCTGATGCAGAGGTCAAGAAGGACGAAGGCGGTTGGGCGGTGAGGACAGACACCACGAGGAACGGAGGCACTGTGGTGCGGGTTGACAGTAACAAGAAATGGGACGTCACAGACGACGGTAGGGTACAAGCGGAGGTTCACAGCCACTGGGAGAGGACTTACGGAGGCCCCAACGATGGTCAGAGAAACCGCGGCGTGGGCGGCAGCATCGGTGGCTCCTGgggcaaataa
- the LOC124355868 gene encoding uncharacterized protein LOC124355868, giving the protein MQVTLLVVLVCACAAATLALPSSNRQPRSPQPEEKNKDGGWAVGADTTRNGGTVVRAEGNKKWDVTNDGRVQAEVHGHWERTYGGPNNGQRDRGVGGSIGGSWGK; this is encoded by the coding sequence ATGCAAGTCACTCTGCTCGTTGTGTTGGTGTGTGCGTGTGCAGCAGCCACCCTCGCCTTACCTTCTTCGAATCGTCAGCCACGGTCTCCCCAGCCAGAGGAGAAGAACAAGGACGGTGGCTGGGCGGTGGGAGCAGACACCACAAGGAACGGCGGCACTGTGGTGCGAGCTGAGGGAAACAAGAAATGGGACGTCACAAATGACGGTAGGGTACAAGCGGAGGTTCACGGCCACTGGGAGAGGACTTACGGAGGCCCCAACAACGGCCAGAGAGACCGCGGCGTGGGCGGCAGCATCGGAGGATCCTGGGGCAAATAA